GAGCTTGAACTATGGGTTGCTCTTTCGCACTCAGTGTTTCGGGTGAAGCTATGTCTACCGGATTAAAAGTACTATCAGAAGGGGTAAGCGTCAGGTACGTACCTACCGAAGCAACAAGCAGCCCTGATACAACCGCAGCTACTCGGAAAGGAGAGCCAATTAACCAAGGTGACTGCTCAATCGGTATCTGATTTAAACGCGCTTTGATATTCGCTTTTCTAGTTTCGCCTATTGCCTGAAAAATCTCCTGCTGAAGCTTTACATTATTTTGCAATAGGGGGTCTTGTTGTATCTTCTCATCAAACGCAGCTCGCTCACTCGCTGAGAGTTTACCTTTCAGGTAGCGATCTACTTGTTCAGAGTATGTAAAATGTTGATCCATAGGGTCTAATCTAGAAAGTCACTGGCCGAATAATTGGTTTTTACTAAGTTATCCAACCGTTTTTTGCATTTGTACTTCTTTGTTTTTGCCGTTTCCGTATTCGCAAATCCTAATTTTTGGGCAATATCTTGTAAAGACATATCGTCAAAGTAATAGTACATCAGTATCTTTTGGCAGGTGTCGCCCAACTGTTGAATACAATCTCGAATAATCTTGTTTCGCTCTTGGCTTTCATTATCAATATATTCAATTCCGTCTTTTTCTTCGTGCGTTAATCGGCCTTTCCGGTCTAACTCTTTACGCCATAAGTTCAGGCAAATACTGTAGAGATACGTACTAATTTTAGAAGTAAGTACCAATTGATGACTTACTGCTTTTTGCCAAAAAACAATTAACGCATCCTGATAAATATCCTTTGCTTCCTGCTCAGTGCCATTATTTTTAATAATCGCCCGCGTCATCATTCGGTAGTACTTTCGATACAGCTCATCTAATGCTTTTTCGTCCCCTTGGCTGATGCGGTCTAAAATAACACTGTCTTTCATTACAAAAGCCTACAAAGGTTAATACTACAACTTAACAAAACGTAACCGCCCACGTAAGGTATTTCTTTAAAAATACTGTTCTTGGCGGTTATGCAGATACTTACTGAACGTTTAATTTTCGCATTTACTACAAATAAAGCAACTTTCGTACTAGTTATCTATTGTATTCAGGTAATTACAGATAGATGTAATTTTACGATAAAATATAAATAAAATAATATTCTATTGACATTTATTTATTTCTTCTGCTACTTTTTTGACTGGAATATACCCTTGCTCATGCCCCCATGAATTATATATATAGGTAGCAATTTGGGCTATTTCAATGTTGGTTAATTGCTCATTGGCTGGCATAGGTTGATTGTAAACTTCCCCATTAACTACAATCTCCTGATTTAAACCGTACTTGATAACGCAAAACGTTCGGGATTGATCGCTCAGCATATAATCAGATTGGAACAAGGGGGGGATTAACTGGCCGAGTCCGGTTCCGTCGGGTTGGTGGCAATTACTGCAATGCGTGGCGTAAAGTTGTTGCCCCTGAATCATGTACTGCTCGTAGTGTAGTTTATCAGCCCGGCTCAAGTTTTGAGTTGCCGAATTTTGGAACTTACCACCATCGCAGCCCGATAGAAAGCAGCATATTGAAACTAAAACGCACAGCTTCATGAAGAGGCCATTCGTTCTTCCTTCTGAAGCAGGCGACGAATATCATTAATGAGTACATCTACCTGTTCGGCTACGGTGCCATCGTAGGTGCCCCGGATGCGCCGTTGTTTGTCCACTAAGATAAATGCGCCACTGTGGATAAGCCCTCCCGGAGCTTCTTCGTCTTCCATCGCAGTTACCATGTAGCTCTTCAGTCCAATGTCAAATATTTTGTCTTTATCCCCGGTAACGAAGTGCCAGGTGTCGCTGTCAACCCCCAGTCGCTGCGCGTAGTCGTGCAGTAAGCCTACCGTATCGTACTCGGGGTCAATGGTGTGGGAAAGAATTGCTACTTGCTCGTTGTCTTTAAATTCTTCGTACACTCGCAGCATTTCTTTTTTCATAACAGGGCAAATGGTAGGACAAGAGGTGAAAAAGAAATCAGCTACGTAAATTTTATCTTCAAAAGTAGCCGGAGTAACTACGCTACTGTCTTGGTTTACGAAGGAAAAGTCGGCTATTTGGTGGTATACGGTATCTTGTAACTGGACATCGTAGTGACGCTCCCCGTAAATGGGCAGGGTAGCAGCTTCTTGAGACGAGGGGGCACCACAGGAGTAGAAGCCACCAACGAATAGACTATTAATAATAATTTTGATAACTCTCTTCATAGCTAGTGTATTGTGAAAATATAACGGTAGAAAGAAATGGCAAATTCCCGGTTTACCCTAAATTTTACGTTTAGTACGCATACGTTTATAAATCTGAATAGCGACCATCAGAATTGCGGTAAAGGCAACCAGCCCTACCAAGCCGTAAACCATGCTAAGTGTACTTTTCAGCACAACCAAAAAGACCACGGCCACCAAAATAATAGTGGCTACTTCGTTCCAGATGCGTAGTTGTTGCGAAGTGTAACGCACATCGCCCCGTTGAAGTTGGTGGTAGATGCGGTGACAAAGCAAATGGTAAACATATAAAAACACTACAAAAACTAGCTTAATCCACAGCCAATCCGGCATGTTGTTCGCGTAGAAGTGTAGGAAGTAGGAGCCAAGAAGTAGAGTAATTACAGCAGAAGGCCAAGTGATAGCGAACCATAGCCGCTTAGACCATAGTTTAAGGTTTTCTAGTAGAATAGACCGTTTGGGTTCATCTTCCGTGTGGGCTTCTACAGTGTAAACAAACAGGCGAACAATGTAAAATAGCCCGGCAAACCAGGTAACAACAAAGATAATGTGAAGTGCTTTAATGTAAGAATAGGCCATAGGTGCGTGCTTGCGCTCTCAAAGATACGCAGCATGGCGAGAAAAAAAATTGTGGTGCTAGGGTGTCAGTGTTTTTAGGTGTTCATGTTTTGAATTCAGAGTTCTAAGTTCAGAGTTTGATAATTTTGAACACTTGAACACTTGAACACTTGAACACTTGAACACTTGAACACTTGAACACTTGAACACTTGAACACTTAACTAAAGTCGCTCTCGGATAGGAAGGTTAATGAATACATTGGTACCAATTCCTTCTTCGCTCTCTAGCCAAATGCTGCCCTGGTGTTTTTCTATGATGTTCTTAGTCAAATATAAGCCTAAACCAGCAGATTCTTCTCCATTAGTACCTCGGCGAGCTGCTTTGGTAAACTTACCAAATAAGTAAGGACGAAGCTTTTTAGGAATACCAATTCCTTGATCGGCGATAGAAATATTAGCCACATTGGCGTAGCGAATAACTTTAACAACAACTTCGCTATCGGGTTGAGAAAATTTAACGGCATTGGATAGTATGTAGGAAAAAGCGCGCTTTATGGCCTGAGGGTCAATCATAATATGAATAGGATCGTCAATATCCTCAAAATGAAGTTTTACACGCTTTTGATAGATAGCTTCCGATTCATAACTGTTTACAATTTCCGATAAAAAGCGGTTTAAATGGGTAGGAGCAGGCTTGAGGTTAGGGTTTTCCTCATAGCAGCGGTCTAGATCGATCAAATTATGAATGATACTTTTCAGATCGGAACAATCTTGCTCAATCGTAGAAAAATACTTTTTATGATCTTCATCAGCCACGCTTTCAAAGAAAGTGGTCAATGTTTGGTTACATGAGCGAATTCGGGCAATTTTATTCTGCAACTCTCGCCCAATTTGGGTTAATACCTCTTCTCCCGAAACTGAATCATTAATCATAATAGCCTATAGTAAATACCTGTTATTTAGCTCTTTACAATTTTACCAAAAGAAATCCCAATATTTTTTATAGAAAGGTGTAATTAAGCAGTCATGTACTATATCTTTATATAATACAATTCATACTAAGCCGTATAGAAGCAAAAAGACGTCTATAGTGAAGAGTAGCGAAAGTACCCGACGGGTAAGTTTGTTAAACCGGGTACTTATCTATAGATAATATAAATTGACAAGGGATCAGTTTTTTACATCGCTGATTGTAGCGGCTCAGTAGCGGTTTTGCGAAAATTATAGGGCAAATTGGGATGTATTCTTTTGATAATAGAAAGCGACAGTTTGAATAAACTTCTAAAATCCGGTAATGAGTAAGTAGTTTGTAAAATAAAAAATATTAATAGGTATATACTTTACTACTGAAAATGTGCTATTATTTAAAATAATGAAAATAATTATTTAAATAAATCAAAAAAGTAGATACTTTTAATAAGAAATAAGGTGACATGACCGATAGTTTTACCACTAATCTAAAACAGTATCATGCACAAACTAACTACCAACCTACTAACATTAATCTCAATAGCAATACTTTTTTCCGGATGTGAATACATCTGTGATTGTGAAGATGATGGCCCAGAGCCTTGCGCCTTCTCCTACGAAAATATCGTCTACACTCCCAACGGCGCCCCCGGTGACCAACTAATTTCACCAATATTTGATGGTGATATTCCCGAAGGTAGCTTCTCCGCTACCCCTGCTGGTTTAGTCATTGATACAGTAACGGGAGCAATTGATGTAAACGCCAGCGAATTTGGAAAAGAGTATAATGTGAGTTTTCGCATTAAAGACTCTGAAGTGGTTTGCGAAACGAATATTTTTATTGATAACCCCGCCGACCAAACTTGTGAGTTAAATTACGAAACGAGCGTAATTGCTCCTGGGGAGAAAGATTTTCTCGCCCCATTTTTTGCTAATGGTTACGTACCCGATGGGAAATTCAGTGCCTATCCGTCCGGATTAGATATCAGTCCAGACAAAGGAATTGTAAGCGTAAGCACTAGTACCTCGGGTGTTCAATACTTTATTACTTATATCTCTAATGATAAAAAGACAATTTGTCAAACTACTCTATTGATTACGGGAGTAGATTATCCTGAGCGAATTATTGACCTTAATGCAGGAGATACTGTCTTAAGTCCTTACTTCAATGAGCAAGGAGGCGAAGAGGGAAGAACATTCGGAGAATACAGGGTGTCTCCAGCTGATTTAGCATTTGCTGATGGGACAGTAGAGCCTGGTGTAAGTATCTCGGATGGCGATATTAACATACTAGAAACAATTCGTAATCAAGATCCTGAGGAGCTATTTCCTGAAGAAGGTTTCTTTTCTAAAGACTATACAATTACTTATCTTCTGAGTAATGCGGAGAATGCACTATCAATAGAACTACGACTATATTACTTCCCCGATTTAGCTACATTAGAGGAGCTAGCCCCTGAGTTGCTGGAAGCTATAGAAGACCGGGAGCAATACATCGGAAACGGACGTATCGAGAAGAAACCAAGGTATTGTATAGCTATTGGCGATGCATTGAATTAAGTTTTCGTACTTATGTTCAATTCGAAAGTATTGGTAAGTACTGCTCTTGTTGGCTTTTTTAGCTCGCTCTCTGCGAAGTCTCAAGTACTAGAACCATCATCATCTAACGCTGAGGTTTATTTTGAGAAAGGGGAAGCTTTATTTAATTTAGATGACGCTACTGAAGATACTTATGATCTTGCTCTAGAGTATTATCAACGGACAATTAACCTCTTAAACAATCAAGATACTTTAACCACTACCTTAGCTCAGTGCTATCAGAGAATTGGAAGTATTTATTTGGATCGCGACGCATTAGAGGATGCATTAGAAATGTATCATCTATCTCGCTCTATCAAAACGGCTACTATCGGTATAAAAGATTCTCTACTATATAGCGATTACGTTCTAATTGGAAATGTCTACTACTATACTGACCAGTATGATTCGGCAGAGTACTACTACGGTCTGGCAGAAAACGTTGCATCAATCTACGAGGATAATCTAGCTGATATTGAGAGGCTGTACAACTCACTTGGAGTTTTCAACTTCACATTGGGAAACTACCAAAAAGCTACGACATATTACGATAAGGCTCTTTCTGTAATGCCTGAAGAAGGCTATGATTATGTAATTGCCAAAGTGATTTTTACTTACCACATTGCTTTAGCGAGGCATCGACTCAACCAGCATGATGAAGCAATTAAGCGTTACTATGATGCATTAGAATTTGAAGAACAGTTACCTCAGGTATATCGCGCGCTCATACATTCAGGGCTCGGTAATACTTATCTTGCTTCGGGTCATTATGATAGTGCGCTTCTCCATCTAAATCAAGCACAAAGAGCGGAACTACCATTTCTAAGAATGTCTAACAGTAACCGGTTAGGCAACTTGTTCATGAAAAAAGACCAACTAGGTATAGCCACTGAATATTATGAGCAGACTATACAGATTAACAACAATGAGAAGAGAGGGAAGAATACTCATGTGGCCACTGCGTATCAGGGATTAGGTGATGTAGCTTTAACAGGGAATGCTATCCAAAAAGCTCTAAGGTATTACCAGCTATCGCTTATTAATACTACATATGGCTTCAATGAGACTGATATAGCAAGGAATCCGAACAATAAATATCAGGCAATATTACCATTGAAGCAGTTTAAAGTTTTACATCGGAAAGGTAATGCCTTCGTGAAGTACTACGAGCAAAACCAAGATACTACTAATCTACAACATGCCTTAAATTGCTTTCAAGAAGCGATTCGGGTGGCGCGGTATACGCAGAAGACGTACGATAACGAGGAGGCGAAGTTGTTTTTTGTTAATCAGGTACACTCGCTGTACGAAGATGCTATTCGTACCACGTACCAACTTTACCAGCTTTCTGGTGATGATAGTTATGCTGAACTGGCACTACAGTTTTCGGAAAGAAGTAAAGCTTCGGTGCTTACCGAAATTCTGCGAGAAGTAGATATTAAAGCATCGGGTGAAGTAAACGATAGTTTGGTTAGCGAAGAAAGGCTGCTTAAACAACAAATTACGGCTAATCGCCTTAAGCTAGTGGAAAGCAGCGATTCAGCGCAGAATGAAGAATTCCGGAAGAAAATAAATGATCTGGAAATTGCGCTGGCGCGGGTGGTGAAACAGCTACAGCAAGACGAAAAATACTACCAACTCAAGTATCAGGAAGATACACTTGATCTATCGGTTTGGCAATCGCAGTTGCTGAGCGAAGATGATCTGCTGCTAGAATATTTTATGGGAGAAGAGCAGCTTTACGTTTTTGCAATTGAGCAAAACTCTTTAGCAATGCACCAAGTAGCGTTGGATACGGCTTTCCGAACTACCTGGAAAAAGGTGCAAGACCATCTTTTTGCCTATGATTACGGTGATACATACCAACCTCAGTGGAGTGTACAACT
This region of Tunicatimonas pelagia genomic DNA includes:
- a CDS encoding RNA polymerase sigma factor, whose product is MKDSVILDRISQGDEKALDELYRKYYRMMTRAIIKNNGTEQEAKDIYQDALIVFWQKAVSHQLVLTSKISTYLYSICLNLWRKELDRKGRLTHEEKDGIEYIDNESQERNKIIRDCIQQLGDTCQKILMYYYFDDMSLQDIAQKLGFANTETAKTKKYKCKKRLDNLVKTNYSASDFLD
- a CDS encoding c-type cytochrome, whose amino-acid sequence is MKLCVLVSICCFLSGCDGGKFQNSATQNLSRADKLHYEQYMIQGQQLYATHCSNCHQPDGTGLGQLIPPLFQSDYMLSDQSRTFCVIKYGLNQEIVVNGEVYNQPMPANEQLTNIEIAQIATYIYNSWGHEQGYIPVKKVAEEINKCQ
- a CDS encoding SCO family protein produces the protein MKRVIKIIINSLFVGGFYSCGAPSSQEAATLPIYGERHYDVQLQDTVYHQIADFSFVNQDSSVVTPATFEDKIYVADFFFTSCPTICPVMKKEMLRVYEEFKDNEQVAILSHTIDPEYDTVGLLHDYAQRLGVDSDTWHFVTGDKDKIFDIGLKSYMVTAMEDEEAPGGLIHSGAFILVDKQRRIRGTYDGTVAEQVDVLINDIRRLLQKEERMASS
- a CDS encoding CopD family protein, which codes for MAYSYIKALHIIFVVTWFAGLFYIVRLFVYTVEAHTEDEPKRSILLENLKLWSKRLWFAITWPSAVITLLLGSYFLHFYANNMPDWLWIKLVFVVFLYVYHLLCHRIYHQLQRGDVRYTSQQLRIWNEVATIILVAVVFLVVLKSTLSMVYGLVGLVAFTAILMVAIQIYKRMRTKRKI
- a CDS encoding sensor histidine kinase, whose translation is MINDSVSGEEVLTQIGRELQNKIARIRSCNQTLTTFFESVADEDHKKYFSTIEQDCSDLKSIIHNLIDLDRCYEENPNLKPAPTHLNRFLSEIVNSYESEAIYQKRVKLHFEDIDDPIHIMIDPQAIKRAFSYILSNAVKFSQPDSEVVVKVIRYANVANISIADQGIGIPKKLRPYLFGKFTKAARRGTNGEESAGLGLYLTKNIIEKHQGSIWLESEEGIGTNVFINLPIRERL
- a CDS encoding CHAT domain-containing protein, with amino-acid sequence MFNSKVLVSTALVGFFSSLSAKSQVLEPSSSNAEVYFEKGEALFNLDDATEDTYDLALEYYQRTINLLNNQDTLTTTLAQCYQRIGSIYLDRDALEDALEMYHLSRSIKTATIGIKDSLLYSDYVLIGNVYYYTDQYDSAEYYYGLAENVASIYEDNLADIERLYNSLGVFNFTLGNYQKATTYYDKALSVMPEEGYDYVIAKVIFTYHIALARHRLNQHDEAIKRYYDALEFEEQLPQVYRALIHSGLGNTYLASGHYDSALLHLNQAQRAELPFLRMSNSNRLGNLFMKKDQLGIATEYYEQTIQINNNEKRGKNTHVATAYQGLGDVALTGNAIQKALRYYQLSLINTTYGFNETDIARNPNNKYQAILPLKQFKVLHRKGNAFVKYYEQNQDTTNLQHALNCFQEAIRVARYTQKTYDNEEAKLFFVNQVHSLYEDAIRTTYQLYQLSGDDSYAELALQFSERSKASVLTEILREVDIKASGEVNDSLVSEERLLKQQITANRLKLVESSDSAQNEEFRKKINDLEIALARVVKQLQQDEKYYQLKYQEDTLDLSVWQSQLLSEDDLLLEYFMGEEQLYVFAIEQNSLAMHQVALDTAFRTTWKKVQDHLFAYDYGDTYQPQWSVQLYRKLIEPIAGSLTQKKRLIVIPAGELSYLPFEMLTESPQEDKFLLHDYTISYAFSGTLLYNAHLRETTQASKQEVLAMAPFAGRNVRSVRDNSLSPLYFSRQEVASVGGSLYLEEEATKQLFLKIAGSYNILHLATHASVNDENPLQSFIAFYPQEGQSIASHRLFTHELYNLRLDSVNLVVLSSCDAGNGRLVKGEGIISLARAFAYAGCPNIITTLWKADDKAAADIASKMHQYLKNGYAKDEALRQAKLDYLRDPETKELRTPYYWANFVFIGDPTPIYESSPGVWWIISGVIILLLAGSLIIIVKRQQRSNR